In Aspergillus nidulans FGSC A4 chromosome II, a single window of DNA contains:
- a CDS encoding uncharacterized protein (transcript_id=CADANIAT00004419) has product MPGHWLVQCSVAQSTRTRRDQFSEDDTVQPFQLRPQPSIAPHANRRQLHGFGVRSAFPPPPHFVCIEEGGVWSTATPTTNWPFYETYGQSEIYSLTQCN; this is encoded by the coding sequence ATGCCGGGACATTGGCTTGTTCAATGCTCGGTGGCACAGAGTACTCGAACGAGACGTGATCAATTCTCTGAAGATGATACAGTTCAACCTTTTCAGCTTCGCCCTCAGCCATCCATAGCTCCCCACGCTAATCGTCGACAGCTGCATGGCTTCGGAGTACGCAGCGCTTTTCCGCCACCTCCTCATTTTGTCTGTATAGAGGAAGGCGGGGTATGGTCCACCGCTACGCCTACCACCAACTGGCCGTTTTATGAGACTTACGGACAGAGCGAAATCTACAGCCTGACTCAATGCAACTAG
- the schA gene encoding serine/threonine protein kinase SCH9 (transcript_id=CADANIAT00004420): protein MAAAQSGSENTELSKQPSPQNDGCQDDDNHDQIGSSTPSPSGIATPQPNPADRRLPSIMHNYFQVGSSSAVMLRSLKTRFSLSDPSPSSADTMQSGSLANGTRDAQSSGHTSSSSGSFVIMERDEARLESPTTPPDNEAETQEISQESRPPAALPTPPCSSACSLLQKESEEPEAGPDKGMGSIFNTLKNYLSPSRSVSCSDSQARRHTSHPVSSISDDPVLASHFFNPSLSQTPESLCLVEAPLLDHEKPHVSASSENAAKLTANVSNPSHLKNTPPHTPRAMSDEDLQSNGKAPASPPRSSNPTHSPRDEPSDSADEITGKLNEVFPSSMDTSSSPSSGPPVASLKGKLHVKISEGKGLQPGFDPYVVCVFEWNEVISKSVQDEEQESLKRQQKELEQSALDSGRPMAIPMNRQSSHNNTLESTDHRGHAPITDPHWNHEAVFDVFGDQSEIDVSVYDRNDSEAFLGHVRLCVNLKEDNSRLDGWFPLKGRAAGDSRVSGEIHMEMRFEKTEKKQVGPNDFQILKLIGKGTFGQVYQVKKKDTRRIYAMKVLSKKVIIQKKEVAHTVGERNILVRTAMAASPFIVGLKFSFQTPTDLYLVTDYMSGGELFWHLQKEGRFQEPRAKFYIAELIMALQHLHDHDIVYRDLKPENILLDANGHIALCDFGLSKANLTQNDTTNTFCGTTEYLAPEVLLDEQGYTKMVDFWSLGVLVFEMCCGWSPFYAEDTQQMYKNIAFGKVRFPRDALSTEGRNFVKGLLNRNPKHRLGAQNDAKELMAHPFFHDIDWEALGRKEVIPPFKPKLKSDTDTSNFDPEFTNALENSNSLNDRAAALANGFMAASTPLSPGMQANFQGFTFVNESSIDHHFKNEVGDRMDEDYEPMHRSHRSGNSIDHRMAGVQKTGDAGEIFNVDDNFDM from the exons ATGGCCGCTGCTCAGAGTGGTTCAGAAAACACGGAGTTGTCGAAGCAGCCATCTCCCCAAAA CGATGGGTGTCAGGACGACGATAACCACGATCAAATTGGTTCGAGTACCCCGAGTCCGTCAGGGATTGCCACCCCGCAGCCCAACCCGGCTGACAGGCGTCTACCTTCCATAATGCACAATTACTTCCAGGttggtagttcttctgctgtCATGCTTCGCTCTCTCAAAACCCGGTTTTCCCTCTCCGatccttctccctcttccgcAGACACTATGCAGTCGGGTTCGCTAGCAAATGGGACGCGCGATGCTCAATCATCGGGGCACacttcctcgtcatcaggGTCCTTTGTCATTATGGAGCGTGACGAGGCTCGCCTCGAATCCCCAACCACGCCGCCAGACAATGAGGCGGAAACCCAAGAGATCTCGCAAGAATCTCGTCCTCCTGCGGCCCTTCCCACCCCCCCTTGCTCCTCGGCATGCTcccttctgcagaaggagtctgaagagccagaagcgGGCCCTGATAAAGGAATGGGTTCTATTTTCAATACACTGAAAAATTATCTATCTCCATCTCGAAGCGTGTCCTGTTCTGATTCTCAGGCACGTCGTCATACTTCTCATCCCGTCTCCAGCATTTCTGACGATCCCGTCCTTGCCTCTCATTTCTTCAACCCTTCTCTTTCCCAAACTCCGGAATCACTTTGCTTAGTCGAAGCTCCCCTTCTCGACCATGAGAAACCGCATGTTTCTGCGTCTTCTGAGAACGCCGCGAAGCTAACTGCCAACGTGTCAAATCCTTCACACTTAAAGAATACCCCTCCTCATACACCTCGGGCAATGTCCGATGAAGATTTGCAATCCAATGGGAAAGCTCCCGCATCCCCTCCCCGATCATCGAACCCCACCCATTCGCCGCGCGACGAACCGTCAGATTCCGCCGACGAAATCACAGGAAAACTTAACGAAGTCTTCCCGTCGTCGATGGatacttcttcctcaccgtcttCCGGTCCCCCGGTAGCATCTCTCAAAGGCAAGCTGCATGTCAAGATTTCGGAGGGGAAGGGCCTCCAACCGGGGTTCGACCCATATGTGGTCTGTGTTTTCGAGTGGAACGAGGTAATTTCGAAGAGCGTTCAGGACGAGGAGCAAGAATCCTTGAAACGACAACAGAAGGAACTAGAGCAATCGGCCCTCGATTCTGGACGACCAATGGCTATTCCGATGAACCGACAGAGTAGCCATAACAATACTCTCGAGAGCACAGACCACAGAGGACATGCTCCTATCACAGATCCACACTGGAACCATGAAGCGGTCTT TGATGTTTTCGGTGACCAGTCTGAAATTGACGTCTCCGTGTATGACCGCAATGACTCGGAAGCCTTCCTAGGCCATGTGCGACTCTGCGTGAATCTTAAGGAAGATAACAGTCGCTTGGACGGGTGGTTTCCCTTGAAAGGTCGGGCAGCAGGGGACTCCCGAGTTTCCGGAGAGATTCATATGGAAATGAGGTTtgagaagacggagaagaagcaggtcGGACCAAATGACTTTCAAATCCTGAAGCTGATCGGCAAGGGAACCTTTGGCCAAGTCTACCAGGTTAAGAAGAAGGATACACGGCGAATTTATGCGATGAAGGTGCTCTCGAAGAAAGTTATCATTcagaagaaggaggttgCGCACACCGTTGGAGAAAGAAATATCCTGGTTCGAACAGCTATGGCTGCTTCTCCGTTTATCGTCGGGCTCAAGTTCTCTTTCCAAACACCCACGGATCTCTACCTGGTCACGGATTACATGTCTGGAGGTGAGCTATTCTGGCATCTCCAGAAAGAGGGACGGTTCCAGGAGCCCCGCGCCAAGTTTTACATTGCCGAGCTCATCATGGCTTTGCAACATCTACACGACCATGATATCGTATACCGTGACCTCAAACCGGAGAATATTCTGCTTGATGCCAATGGTCACATCGCGCTTTGTGATTTCGGTCTGTCAAAGGCGAATCTTACGCAGAACGATACAACGAATACGTTTTGCGGCACAACAGAATATCTTGCCCCGGAGGTACTACTCGATGAACAAGGGTATACGAAAATGGTTGATTTTTGGTCACTGGGTGTCCTCGTCTTTGAGATGTGTTGTGGCTGGAGTCCGTTCTACGCGGAGGACACGCAGCAGATGTACAAAAACATTGCCTTCGGCAAGGTCCGGTTCCCTCGTGATGCTTTAAGCACGGAAGGACGCAACTTTGTGAAAGGCCTGCTCAACCGGAATCCCAAGCACCGCCTGGGAGCCCAGAATGACGCGAAAGAACTCATGGCGCACCCCTTTTTCCATGACATTGACTGGGAGGCACTGGGCAGAAAAGAGGTCATCCCACCGTTCAAACCCAAGCTCAAGTCCGACACAGATACGTCCAACTTTGACCCAGAGTTTACCAACGCTCTTGAAAACAGTAACTCGCTAAATGACCGAGCTGCAGCTCTTGCCAATGGGTTTATGGCCGCGTCGACGCCGCTCTCTCCAGGGATGCAAGCTAATTTCCAAGGGTTTACCTTTGTGAATGAGAGCTCGATCGATCACCATTTCAAGAACGAAGTAGGGGATCGTATGGATGAGGATTACGAGCCAATGCATCGGTCCCATCGATCTGGGAATTCTATAGATCACCGCATGGCTGGCGTTCAGAAGACTGGAGATGCGGGTGAGATTTTCAATGTTGACGACAATTTTGACATGTGA
- a CDS encoding uncharacterized protein (transcript_id=CADANIAT00004421), whose amino-acid sequence MSVVANRPESASMPYTAIPHSHSYSDSVYGSSVPSIPSRTSSVSSFKTNYTASTIPTSYSPTFSGSYRTCDSAASLDKILESVFKRVPQEVYENILDQLQFLHSGPNQSGCMTCFQRDLHALSLTCRPWEKAVRSRLYNRIHIVGSDSPAQLKKYRLKRGSRLKLLRRTLRERKLLANLVLELRVPQIDLLFTTGKHTAQWQEYRDLIASVVMVCPNLERLLGLTIPFNHEFDRLTHALSTRRKLKEHTWILCEATETSEASPRSTSCPGSLGPLQMFEFLNYHASWTNLETLMLYGLDRTALEPSVFLRTIDLLPSLRNLCVSNFDADAFSDTALLCLPSLESLRLENLPGVTDAGLAQYTSRPESSTLKSLTLIEPNIDSLLVISKILASLQSLERFKIVQTEKCPTLNTDGIVFQPLLASSSLRFLHWDVACPNPSTALSRLDFAPFAKPLQHTEAPNSHLAQSILCGGFPRLDALRAPSDIEPPGALQAVCQPIPRGQALLQPDRYSLPRSSHGSVQTRPMALPGGNNLTSARIRAQTFIDMAARDTETGLQVLITDHSDSYVPDNALEGSDDEAENELDETGMWEIPQDRPKPNPIPEDHEGPITVFDFRMPAYMGRTGAKISERDISIPRFILRPDIVGQDADGGLVSWRHILAANQSFTFAAGVGVNCFGSKGVSSPTIEEPLSPTSTSTPRFGWGSIASITSTMATSPVTPTTPPTPMSMSTMSVPPWEKDVCTGSWNYSHKGGRDWWFHMERERPVKAELYDVKRLF is encoded by the exons ATGAGTGTCGTCGCCAATCGGCCGGAGAGTGCTTCTATGCCTTACACTGCTATACCCCATAGCCACAGCTACTCGGATTCGGTGTATGGCAGCTCTGTCCCATCGATCCCTTCTCGGACCTCCTCAGtttcctccttcaaaacCAATTATACCGCATCGACCATCCCTACCTCCTACTCTCCTACCTTTTCGGGCTCATACCGCACATGCGACTCTGCTGCCTCTCTGGATAAGATCCTGGAATCTGTGTTCAAGCGGGTCCCGCAGGAAGTGTATGAGAATATTCTCGACCAGCTACAGTTCCTGCATTCAGGGCCAAATCAGTCAGGATGCATGACCTGTTTTCAACGCGATCTGCATGCCCTTTCTCTTACTTGTCGCCCATGGGAGAAGGCAGTCAGAAGTCGACT GTATAACCGTATTCACATCGTCGGCAGCGACTCCCCGGCTCAATTGAAAAAATATCGACtgaaaagaggaagcagacTGAAGTTATTAAGACGCACGCTTCGCGAGAGGAAGTTGCTGGCCAATCTTGTCCTCGAACTCCGCGTGCCCCAGATAGATCTACTATTCACGACTGGTAAACATACGGCCCAATGGCAGGAATATCGAGATCTCATCGCCTCGGTTGTGATGGTGTGCCCGAACCTGGAACGGTTACTAGGACTGACAATTCCTTTCAACCATGAGTTTGATCGCCTAACGCATGCATTGTCTACAAGGCGGAAATTGAAGGAACATACCTGGATTCTCTGCGAAGCAACGGAGACTTCTGAAGCCTCCCCGCGTAGCACCTCTTGCCCTGGCAGTCTCGGTCCCTTGCAAATGTTTGAGTTTCTCAACTATCACGCGTCATGGACAAACCTGGAGACATTGATGCTTTACGGACTAGACCGCACTGCCCTGGAACCCAGCGTCTTCCTCCGTACGATTGATCTCTTGCCATCATTGCGCAACCTGTGCGTTTCGAACTTCGACGCAGACGCCTTTTCCGACACTGCTCTTCTATGTCTTCCATCGCTTGAAAGTTTACGATTGGAAAACCTTCCTGGAGTCACCGATGCCGGTCTAGCGCAGTATACTTCACGGCCAGAGTCTTCCACTCTCAAATCACTGACCTTGATTGAACCTAATATTGACTCTCTTCTTGTGATTTCGAAAATCCTAGCATCCCTCCAGAGCCTAGAACGGTTCAAGATTGTTCAAACGGAGAAATGCCCAACGTTGAACACAGACGGCATAGTTTTCCAACCGCTTTTGGCCTCATCAAGTCTCAGGTTCTTACACTGGGATGTTGCATGTCCCAATCCTAGTACCGCCCTTTCTAGGCTCGATTTTGCACCATTCGCGAAACCTCTTCAACACACAGAAGCTCCCAATTCACATCTTGCACAAAGCATTCTATGCGGGGGGTTCCCCCGACTTGATGCCCTGCGGGCTCCATCAGATATTGAACCCCCAGGCGCCCTGCAGGCGGTTTGTCAGCCAATCCCTCGTGGACAAGCACTACTACAGCCAGATCGATATAGCCTTCCTCGAAGCTCGCACGGGTCCGTCCAAACGCGGCCGATGGCACTTCCTGGAGGCAACAACTTGACATCAGCCCGAATAAGGGCTCAGACGTTCATTGATATGGCCGCAAGAGACACGGAGACTGGCTTGCAGGTGCTAATAACAGATCATTCTGATTCGTATGTCCCTGACAACGCGCTGGAAGGCTCTGATGACGAAGCGGAAAACGAGTTGGATGAGACCGGCATGTGGGAAATCCCACAGGATCGCCCGAAACCGAACCCAATTCCAGAAGACCATGAAGGCCCAATTACAGTATTTGACTTTCGGATGCCTGCTTACATGGGCAGGACTGGAGCCAAGATCAGTGAGAGAGATATATCTATCCCTCGTTTCATACTTCGTCCCGATATTGTTGGACAAGATGCCGACGGGGGTCTTGTCTCGTGGAGACATATTCTAGCCGCAAACCAATCGTTTACTTTCGCCGCCGGTGTTGGTGTAAACTGCTTCGGCAGCAAAGGAGTTTCGAGTCCAACTATTGAGGAGCCATTGTCGCCAACGTCAACATCAACGCCGCGCTTTGGTTGGGGGAGTATCGCTAGCATTACTAGTACGATGGCCACAAGTCCAGTAACCCCGACCACtccgccgacgccgatgaGCATGTCAACCATGAGTGTACCTCCTTGGGAAAAGGACGTCTGCACGGGATCCTGGAATTACAGCCATAAGGGTGGCCGGGACTGGTGGTTCCATATGGAACGGGAGCGCCCCGTTAAGGCTGAACTTTACGACGTCAAGCGCCTATTTTAG
- a CDS encoding proteasome regulatory particle base subunit RPT5 (transcript_id=CADANIAT00004422) produces the protein MSTLEDLDDLEREERDKKKEQGDGGDGKQPGGDGDAEMKDPDAKKKDEDDDLLDEEILNSSTADIIKRRRMLENELRIMKSEYQRLTHEQNTMKEKVKDNQEKIENNRQLPYLVGNVVELLDLDVEAEAAEEGANIDLDATRVGKSAVIKTSTRQTIYLPLIGLVDHEKLKPGDLIGVNKDSYLILDTLPAEYDNRVKAMEVDEKPTEKYTDIGGLDKQIEEIVEAIVWPMKEAERFKKLGIKAPKGALMYGPPGTGKTLLARACAAETNATFLKLAGPQLVQMFIGDGAKLVRDCFALAKEKAPSIIFIDELDAVGTKRFDSEKSGDREVQRTMLELLNQLDGFASDDRIKVLAATNRVDVLDPALLRSGRLDRKIEFPLPNEEARANILQIHSRKMTVEDSVNWAELARSTDEFGGAQLKAVCVEAGMIALRKGHSKIGHENYVDAIAEVQAKKKDTNMGIYV, from the exons ATGTCGACATtggaggatctcgacgatCTTGAGCGCGAGGAgagagacaagaagaaggagcaaggcgatggcggcgatgGCAAGCAACctggtggtgatggagatGCCGAAATGAAGGATCCGGatgcgaagaagaaagatgaggatgacgatcTTCTAGACGAGGAAATCCTGAATTCAAGCACAGCGGACATTATCAAGCGGCGGCGAATGCTGGAGAACGAGCTTCGCATAATGAAGAGCGAATACCAGCGGCTGACGCACGAACAAAATacgatgaaggagaaggtcaaggacaATCAAGAGAAGATTGAGAACAATAG GCAACTACCGTATCTCGTCGGAAATGTTGTTGAGCTGCTAGATTTGGAcgtcgaagctgaagctgccgaGGAGGGCGCCAACATCGATCTAGACGCCACCCGAGTAGGCAAATCCGCTGTCATCAAAACGTCGACTCGTCAGACCATCTACCTTCCTCTTATCGGCTTAGTTGATCATGAGAAGCTTAAGCCTGGTGACCTTATTGGTGTCAACAAGGATTCATACCTCATTCTCGATACCCTGCCGGCAGAATACGACAACCGGGTGAAAGCAATGGAGGTCGACGAGAAGCCTACAGAGAAGTACACAGATATTGGTGGTCTGGATAAGcagattgaggagatcgTCGAGGCTATTGTATGGCCCAtgaaggaagcagagagatTCAAGAAGCTTGGCATCAAGGCGCCGAAAG GTGCTCTGATGTACGGGCCTCCCGGCACAGGAAAGACTCTTCTCGCCCGAGCCTGTGCAGCAGAAACTAACGCAACCTTCCTAAAACTCGCCGGCCCCCAGCTCGTGCAAATGTTCATCGGTGACGGCGCGAAGCTCGTCCGGGACTGCTTCGCCCTTGCTAAAGAGAAGGCTCCCTCGATCATTTTCATTGATGAGCTTGACGCTGTGGGCACTAAGCGTTTCGACTCTGAGAAATCTGGTGATCGTGAAGTCCAACGAACCATGCTTGAACTCCTTAACCAGCTCGACGGATTTGCCTCGGACGACCGCATCAAGGTTCTCGCCGCCACCAACCGCGTCGATGTCCTCGACCCCGCCCTCCTCCGTTCCGGCCGTCTAGACCGCAAGATCGAATTCCCTCTCCCCAATGAGGAAGCCCGCGCCAACATCCTCCAGATTCACTCGCGCAAGATGACTGTTGAGGACTCCGTTAACTGGGCTGAGTTGGCACGCAGCACGGATGAGTTTGGTGGCGCGCAGTTGAAGGCTGTCTGTGTGGAGGCTGGTATGATTGCGCTGCGAAAGGGGCACAGCAAGATCGGGCATGAGAACTATGTGGATGCCATTGCTGAAgtccaggcaaagaagaaggatacgAACATGGGTATCTATGTTTGA
- a CDS encoding putative trimethyllysine dioxygenase TmlH (transcript_id=CADANIAT00004423): protein MNRLALYGALSSLKPAGTPRKYGICLVSRNVSTALRPLTLSSPRVRAIGPQLLRWNSSQEPLPEQKVLKQELKEEVPPPKQEERKQEDPLRFSVKRDVAEGPSGERNNLSSLAGKPAFSLHTGEKTVTLPVNRFENSSRAFLKWWLRDNCQCDKCVHPSTRQRIVDTFSIPDDIGVKDISNGRSQVTVTWSDGHVSSYNHSWLAQGGRRAPTSLGEYPLRFRKGMTYNPKHEGNVKEMPSVSYSEVMANDAGVLKWLERIYDWGFCLVRDTPINPECTEALLRRIAHIRHTHYGGFWDFTADMSFKDTAYTNEALGAHTDNTYFTDPARLQLFHMLSHTDGDGGATLLVDGFRAARRLYAESKQNLNHLRNIRQPFHASGNEDSIYQPVEQQVVLRAHAQFKHRLYQVRWNNYDRAVKWNWSLEEQEAWYKAAKHFNDIIHREDMEIWTQLQPGTALIFDNWRMLHGRSAFTGKRRMCGGYISNDDFLSRYRVLKFGRDHVLRRLGDLRDYPTNPSCIF, encoded by the exons ATGAATAGATTGGCTCTATACGGAGCTCTCAGCTCACTAAAGCCTGCTGG TACACCAAGGAAATATGGCATT TGCCTTGTCTCGCGGAATGTATCGACTGCTTTGCGGCCCTTAACGCTTAGCTCTCCACGGGTCCGGGCCATTGGCCCTCAACTGTTGCGGTGGAATTCCTCACAGGAGCCTCTACCCGAGCAGAAAGTATTGaagcaggagctgaaagaagaGGTTCCTCCACCGAAACAGGAAGAGCGGAAGCAAGAAGATCCTCTCCGCTTCTCCGTTAAGCGCGATGTTGCCGAAGGTCCCTCGGGCGAGAGAAATAATTTGTCTTCGCTCGCTGGGAAACCGGCTTTCTCTTTGCACACCGGAGAAAAGACTGTGACTTTACCCGTTAACCGTTTCGAAAATTCCAGCCGTGCTTT TCTAAAATGGTGGCTAAG GGACAACTGCCAGTGTGACAAGTGCGTTCATCCGAGTACCAGACAACGGATTGTCGACACTTTCTCG ATTCCGGACGATATTGGTGTCAAAGACATCTCGAATGGCCGGAGCCAGGTAACAGTGACAT GGTCTGATGGCCATGTAAGTTCATATAATCATTCTTGGCTGGCTCAAGGCGGAAGACGTGCACCAACAAGTTTAGGCGAATATCCATTGCGATTCCG CAAGGGGATGACTTATAACCCAAAGCACGAAGGCAATGTAAAGGAAATGCCATCAGTGTCCTACTCAGAAGTTATGGCAAATGATGCTGGGGTCCTAAAGTGGCTGGAGCGTATT TATGACTGGGGTTTCTGCCTGGTCCGAGATACCCCAATCAACCCTGAATGCACGGAGGCTCTCTTGAGACGGATAGCTCACATTAGACACACTCACTATG GTGGCTTCTGGGACTTCACAGCCGATATGTCTTTCAAGGATACCGCGTATACCAACGAGGCTCTTGGTGCACACACGGACAATACATATTTTACTGACCCTGCACGGCTTCAACTCTTTCATATGCTATCGCACACAGATGGCGACGGAGGCGCTACCTTGCTCGTTGATGGCTTTCGCGCAGCAAGAAGGTTGTATGCTGAGTCCAAGCAAAATCTTAACCATTTAAGAAATATTAGACAGCCGTTCCACGCAAGCGGAAACGAAGACTCCATTTACCAACCTGTTGAGCAACAAGTTGTCCTTCGTGCCCACGCGCAATTCAAGCATCGCTTGTATCAAGTCCGCTGGAATAATTACGATCGGGCGGTAAAATGGAACTGGAGTCTTGAGGAGCAAGAGGCCTGGTACAAGGCTGCAAAGCACTTTAACGATATCATCCATCGAGAGGATATGGAAATATGgacccagcttcagccaggaaCAGCGTTAA TCTTTGACAACTGGAGAATGCTACACGGTCGTTCTGCATTCACTGGGAAGCGAAGGATGTGCGGTGGATATA TCTCAAATGACGACTTCCTTTCCCGATACCGTGTGCTCAAGTTCGGCCGTGACCATGTCTTGCGACGGCTTGGAGATCTCAGAGACTATCCCACAAATCCCAGCTGCATATTCTGA
- the rmtA gene encoding protein-arginine omega-N methyltransferase HMT1 (transcript_id=CADANIAT00004424) has product MSEIENSTITSSADRMVGMDHAEVRYFTSYDHHGIHEEMLKDDVRTRSYRDSIYQNRHIFKDKVVLDVGCGTGILSMFAAKAGAKHVIGVDMSSIIEKAREIVAVNGLADKITLLQGKMEEVQLPFPSVDIIISEWMGYFLLYESMLDTVLYARDRYLVPGGKIFPDKATMYLAGIEDGEYKDDKIGFWDNVYGFDYSPMKEIALTEPLVDTVELKALVTDPCPIITFDLYTVTKEDLAFEVPYSLPVKRSDFVHAVIAWFDIEFGACHKPINFSTGPHAKYTHWKQTVFYLRDVLTVEEEESISGVLSNRPNDKNKRDLDINLTYKLETQDQTRFAEGGCFYRM; this is encoded by the exons ATGAGCGAGATTGAGAACTCTACTATCACCAGCAGCGCTGACCGCATGGTCGGGATGGACCATGCTGAGGTACGCTACTTTACTAG CTACGACCATCATG GTATCCATGAGGAGATGCTT AAAGACGATGTCCGGACCAGGTCATATCGCGATTCTATCTACCAGAACCGCCatatcttcaaggacaaggtTGTTCTTGACGTCGGCTGTGGAACAGGTATTCTGAGCAT GTTCGCTGCGAAGGCCGGCGCTAAGCACGTAATCGGCGTTGATATGTCGTCGATCATTGAAAAGGCCCGTGAGATTGTTGCTGTCAACGGTCTAGCGGATAAGATTACGCTCCTTCAggggaagatggaagaggttCAACTTCCCTTTCCCAGCGTCGATATTATCATTTCGGAGTGGATGGGCTACTTCCTCCTTTACGAGAGCATGTTGGACACCGTCCTGTATGCTCGTGACCGATATCTCGTTCCAGGTGGCAAGATCTTCCCCGACAAGGCTACTATGTACTTGGCCGGCATTGAAGACGGGGAGTACAAAGACGATAAGATTGGCT TCTGGGATAATGTGTACGGATTTGACTACAGCCCCATGAAGGAGATTGCTCTCACAGAGCCTCTTGTCGATACCGTCGAGCTCAAGGCTCTTGTTACTGACCCCTGTCCGATTATCACATTTGATTTATACACTGTCACTAAGGAGGACCTGGCTTTCGAGGTGCCCTACTCCCTGCCCGTGAAGCGCAGCGACTTTGTCCATGCTGTAATCGCCTGGTTCGATATTGAGTTTGGTGCCTGCCACAAGCCTATCAATTTCTCCACTGGCCCTCACGCGAAGTACACCCATTGGAAACAGACTGTCTTCTACTTGCGTGATGTTTTGACtgtcgaggaggaagagtctATCTCCGGCGTTCTTTCAAACCGGCCAAATGACAAGAACAAGCGTGACCTCGACATCAACCTTACGTACAAACTCGAAACGCAAGACCAGACACGTTTTGCGGAGGGTGGCTGTTTTTACAGGATGTAA
- a CDS encoding PGAP3/PER1 family protein (transcript_id=CADANIAT00004425): MIRSPAVRKVGYCFLFLLLASCVQESSASLGDHLPDFKSCVKICEAENCQDGDSAIRMFLVSQWQSSVSLLAFLLRLMLWTCPAECDYTCQHVVTDRRLARDPPMLSPVVQFHGKWPFRRILGMQELFSVIFSGLNFLAHWYGMARLREMTPSWHPLQKYYIAFGYSGLAAWTFSMLFHARDFPLTEKLDYFGAGASVLYGLYLATVRIFRLDKEQPRYRPTLRRLWTTVCILLYTIHVCYLSFWSWDYTYNMIANIVVGMIQNTLWICFSVVRYQKTGKTWTLWPALIVVWIILAMSLELLDFPPWYALIDAHSLWHLGTVIPCAWWYLYLVKDIQDDVAGERLKA; this comes from the exons ATGATTCGAAGTCCAGCGGTAAGGAAGGTTGGCTactgctttctcttccttctcctcgcaTCCTGCGTTCAAGAGTCGTCTGCCTCGTTAGGGGACCACCTTCCCGACTTCAAATCGTGTGTCAAG ATTTGTGAGGCTGAAAACTGTCAGGATGGGGACTCAGCCATACGTATGTTTCTTGTTTCACAATGGCAATCATCAGTTT CGCTACTAgctttccttctccgtctGATGCTCTGGACGTGCCCTGCCGAATGTGACTATACCTGCCAACATGTTGTGACAGACCGTCGACTCGCTCGCGATCCGCCTATGCTTAGCCCTGTGGTCCAGTTTCATGGGAAGTGGCCTTTTCGCAGAATCCTGGGCATGCAGGAACTGTTTTCGGTCATCTTCTCTGGCCTTAATTTCCTTGCTCACTGGTATGGAATGGCTCGATTACGTGAAATGACTCCCTCATGGCATCCTCTCCAGAAATATTATATCGCGTTTGGATACAGCGGCCTGGCAGCCTGGACTTTTAGCATGCTCTTCCACGCTCGAGACTTTCCGTTGACCGAGAAACTGGACTATTTCGGAGCCGGTGCGAGTGTATTGTATGGGCTATATCTCGCTACAGTGCGGATTTTCCGCTTGGATAAAGAACAACCGAGATACAGGCCCACGTTGCGGCGTCTGTGGACCACAGTCTGCATTCTTCTATACACTATTCACGTGTGCTATCTTAGCTTCTGGTCGTGGGATTATACGTATAATATGATTGCAAACATCGTGGTGGGCATGATTCAGAATACCTTGTGGATTTGCTTCAGCGTTGTCCGCTACCAAAAAACGGGTAAAACCTGGACCCTTTGGCCAGCACTGATCGTGGTTTGGATCATCTTGGCCATGAGCCTTGAGCTACTGGACTTCCCGCCGTGGTATGCGCTCATTGATGCGCACAGTTTGTGGCACCTGGGGACTGTTATTCCATGCGCTTGGTGGTATCT ATACCTCGTGAAAGATATCCAAGATGACGTGGCTGGGGAAAGATTAAAAGCCTAA